In the Carboxydothermus hydrogenoformans Z-2901 genome, one interval contains:
- a CDS encoding response regulator codes for MIKTVIVEDDPMVLEINKNFIKEVEGFEIIAALKSGSELLNFLKNHSPELLILDIYLPDIDGLTLLKEIRRQNISVDVLAITAAQQGEIVAELLRYGVVDYIIKPFKKERLVKALLTYKNKYLKIGRKRSVQQEDIDRLFARSSAGGELPKGLNDITLKKILSLLEETREPLAAAEVAKRAGISRVTARRYLEYLEREGLAGKEIRYGSIGRPVNYYYLR; via the coding sequence ATGATTAAAACGGTTATCGTTGAAGATGACCCCATGGTCCTGGAGATAAATAAGAATTTTATAAAGGAAGTAGAAGGTTTTGAAATAATTGCAGCTCTTAAAAGCGGTAGTGAACTTTTAAACTTTTTAAAAAACCACTCTCCAGAACTTCTCATCCTGGATATTTACCTTCCCGATATTGACGGTTTAACATTGTTAAAGGAAATTCGCCGGCAAAATATTTCGGTGGATGTGCTGGCCATAACTGCAGCTCAGCAAGGAGAAATAGTAGCTGAATTATTGCGGTACGGTGTGGTAGATTATATTATCAAGCCTTTCAAAAAAGAGCGGCTTGTAAAAGCACTTTTAACCTATAAAAATAAATATTTAAAAATAGGCCGGAAGAGAAGTGTTCAACAGGAAGATATTGACCGTCTTTTTGCCAGATCAAGTGCTGGGGGTGAGCTTCCGAAGGGGCTTAATGATATTACTTTAAAAAAGATTTTGTCTCTTTTGGAAGAAACAAGGGAACCGCTGGCAGCAGCGGAAGTGGCCAAAAGAGCAGGAATATCGCGGGTCACGGCCCGAAGATACCTGGAATACTTAGAAAGGGAAGGTCTTGCCGGAAAGGAAATACGATATGGTAGTATTGGCAGACCGGTAAATTATTATTATCTTCGCTGA
- a CDS encoding ATP-binding protein codes for MELKKELGKRALAIGRTVAENPTVKKYLGRPEGFKEIEPVAERIRRATNVDYIVVLDMNRIRYSSPLPERVGSKFSGGDEGPAFADNEYISEAKGIRGIAVRAFVPVKNESFTEQIGVVVVGILLPTWWELLKSVREGIYLATLLGLFIGAIGAGFLAVKIKKEILGLEPEEIASLVEQRDALLNTINEGIVAIDRMGNITLVNPAAQVILNLRQEEVLGKNIGEVAPESRLPEVMATGQPVYNREIFVGGKQLISSRLPLKVKGKVIGAVAVFREKSEVQKLAEELTGVKKFVEALRVQNHENLNRLHSIAGLIQLGRVDEALDLIFRLTDTQQALTTFLTKKIKDPALAGLILGKAARASELKVEFLVNRRSFVEGYPAKLDSTKVIEITGNILENALEAAVSGKIKKVYLKIQANKRRFFLLVLDTGPGIKVEKNKIFEPGYSTKGENRGYGLYIVKRHLEDVYGKIRIRSTSKGTVFLIKVGGEKND; via the coding sequence GTGGAATTAAAAAAGGAACTCGGCAAGCGGGCCCTGGCAATTGGTAGGACGGTAGCGGAAAACCCTACAGTTAAAAAATACCTGGGCAGGCCGGAAGGTTTTAAGGAGATTGAACCGGTAGCTGAAAGAATACGCCGGGCGACCAATGTTGATTATATAGTTGTACTGGATATGAATCGTATACGCTATTCCAGTCCTCTTCCGGAAAGGGTAGGCTCAAAATTTTCCGGAGGAGATGAAGGGCCGGCTTTTGCCGATAACGAATATATTTCTGAGGCAAAAGGAATAAGGGGGATAGCGGTTAGGGCTTTTGTTCCTGTCAAAAATGAATCTTTTACAGAGCAAATTGGGGTTGTGGTGGTGGGAATACTGCTTCCTACCTGGTGGGAGCTTTTAAAAAGTGTCCGGGAAGGAATATACTTAGCAACTCTTTTGGGTTTATTTATTGGAGCAATAGGGGCAGGTTTTTTAGCGGTAAAAATAAAAAAGGAAATTCTGGGGTTAGAACCGGAAGAAATTGCCAGTCTTGTGGAACAGCGGGATGCTCTCTTAAATACCATTAACGAAGGAATAGTGGCTATCGATCGGATGGGGAATATTACCCTGGTAAATCCGGCGGCTCAAGTTATTTTAAATCTCCGGCAAGAAGAGGTATTGGGTAAAAATATCGGAGAAGTTGCCCCTGAAAGCAGGCTTCCTGAAGTGATGGCAACGGGGCAACCGGTGTATAATCGTGAAATTTTTGTAGGCGGCAAGCAGTTAATTTCCAGCCGGTTGCCCTTAAAGGTTAAGGGTAAGGTTATAGGTGCGGTTGCAGTCTTTCGGGAAAAAAGTGAGGTCCAAAAATTAGCGGAAGAATTGACCGGAGTAAAAAAGTTTGTCGAAGCATTAAGGGTTCAGAACCATGAAAACTTAAACCGTCTTCATTCTATTGCCGGTCTTATTCAACTGGGTAGGGTGGACGAAGCGTTGGACCTAATTTTTCGTTTGACGGACACGCAACAGGCGCTTACAACATTTTTAACAAAAAAAATTAAGGACCCGGCTCTGGCCGGGCTTATTTTGGGGAAAGCCGCCAGGGCATCGGAATTAAAGGTAGAATTTTTGGTTAATCGGCGAAGTTTTGTTGAAGGATATCCTGCCAAACTTGACAGTACCAAAGTCATTGAGATTACCGGCAACATTCTGGAAAATGCCCTGGAAGCGGCGGTATCAGGAAAAATAAAAAAGGTTTATCTTAAAATCCAGGCGAATAAAAGAAGATTTTTTCTTCTTGTACTTGATACAGGGCCGGGAATAAAAGTTGAAAAAAATAAAATCTTTGAGCCAGGGTATTCTACAAAAGGGGAAAATCGTGGTTATGGACTTTACATTGTAAAAAGGCATTTAGAGGATGTTTATGGCAAAATTAGAATTAGATCAACTTCCAAAGGAACCGTTTTTTTAATCAAAGTAGGAGGTGAGAAAAATGATTAA
- a CDS encoding NAD(P)-dependent malic enzyme, producing the protein MADFKAKALELHKKFRGKIEVKSKVPAKTAEDLSLAYTPGVAEPCKLIAENKDLSYEYTSRWNMVAVVSDGTAVLGLGDIGPYAAMPVMEGKALLFKEFAGVDAFPICLDTKDPDKIVEVVKLLEPTFGGINLEDIAAPNCFYIEERLKKETSIPIFHDDQHGTAIVTLAALINALKIVNKDISKIKVVVNGAGASATAVSKLIMASGVKNLIMCDSKGIIYRGRQEGMNKYKEELAQITNPENIKGTLKDALKGADVFIGLSKAKQVTEEMVKSMNKDAIVFAMANPEPEIYPDEAKRAGARIVATGRSDFPNQVNNVLAFPGVFRGALDVRATDISEKMKIAASYAISSLVAENELNEDYILPKAFDARVASTVAREVAKAALEEGIARIKISPDDVFKHTLELLEKSGS; encoded by the coding sequence ATGGCAGATTTTAAAGCTAAAGCTTTAGAATTACACAAGAAATTTCGCGGAAAAATTGAAGTAAAGTCGAAAGTACCTGCTAAAACTGCGGAAGACTTATCTTTAGCCTATACCCCTGGAGTTGCAGAGCCCTGTAAGTTAATTGCTGAAAATAAGGATTTGTCATATGAGTATACCAGCCGCTGGAATATGGTGGCGGTAGTGTCCGACGGTACTGCAGTTTTAGGATTAGGAGATATTGGACCTTATGCCGCCATGCCTGTAATGGAAGGTAAGGCACTCCTCTTTAAAGAATTTGCCGGGGTTGATGCCTTCCCAATTTGCCTTGATACCAAAGATCCGGATAAAATTGTCGAGGTAGTAAAACTTTTAGAGCCTACTTTTGGAGGGATTAATTTAGAAGATATCGCAGCACCTAATTGTTTTTACATCGAAGAGCGATTAAAGAAAGAAACATCCATTCCCATTTTTCATGATGACCAGCATGGAACCGCTATTGTTACCCTGGCGGCTCTAATAAATGCGTTAAAAATAGTTAATAAAGATATTTCAAAGATTAAAGTAGTGGTCAATGGTGCAGGGGCTTCAGCGACTGCAGTTTCCAAGCTTATTATGGCAAGCGGAGTAAAAAATTTAATAATGTGTGATAGTAAGGGAATTATTTACCGGGGCCGTCAAGAAGGAATGAATAAATACAAAGAAGAATTAGCCCAAATCACTAACCCTGAAAATATTAAAGGAACCCTTAAGGATGCTTTAAAGGGAGCAGATGTTTTTATTGGACTTTCCAAAGCAAAACAAGTAACGGAAGAAATGGTTAAGTCAATGAATAAAGATGCAATTGTCTTTGCTATGGCCAATCCAGAACCGGAAATCTACCCCGATGAAGCGAAAAGAGCGGGGGCCAGGATTGTAGCTACCGGTCGCTCCGATTTCCCCAATCAAGTAAATAATGTTTTGGCATTCCCGGGAGTTTTCCGGGGTGCATTGGATGTAAGGGCGACAGATATCTCCGAAAAGATGAAAATAGCAGCAAGTTATGCTATAAGTTCTTTGGTTGCCGAAAATGAGCTTAATGAAGATTATATTTTACCCAAAGCTTTCGATGCAAGAGTTGCATCAACAGTTGCTCGCGAAGTGGCAAAAGCGGCTTTAGAGGAAGGAATAGCAAGAATTAAGATAAGCCCGGATGATGTCTTTAAACATACCCTTGAACTTTTGGAAAAAAGCGGCTCCTAA
- a CDS encoding succinate dehydrogenase iron-sulfur subunit, which yields MKVRFKIWRYDPAKDVQPYFQDYTFDVKEGMTVLDCLYYIKENIDATLAFRASCRMGICGSCAMYINKKPRLACETQALSLGTDVIEIAPLPNYKNIKDLVPDLTPLFEKHKNVKPYVIPENEQEFINPTGEYSQTPAELEEYLQFAYCIKCGACLAACPTVGTTPDFPGPQALAQAYRYNADNRDFGEKERKVQVDNPKGLWRCHMAGACAEACPKGVDPALAIQLFKRSFFFTGRKPKARLIPLNKEKPARGGIKAPEPTV from the coding sequence TTGAAGGTAAGGTTTAAAATTTGGCGCTATGATCCTGCAAAAGATGTACAACCGTATTTTCAAGATTATACTTTCGATGTAAAAGAAGGCATGACAGTTTTAGATTGTCTTTACTATATAAAAGAAAATATTGATGCCACGTTGGCTTTTAGAGCCTCGTGCCGAATGGGTATTTGCGGTTCCTGCGCGATGTACATTAATAAAAAGCCGCGACTTGCCTGTGAAACTCAAGCTTTATCCCTCGGGACTGACGTAATAGAGATTGCTCCACTGCCTAATTATAAAAATATAAAAGATTTAGTTCCGGATTTAACTCCGCTTTTTGAAAAACATAAAAATGTCAAGCCATATGTAATACCTGAAAACGAGCAGGAATTTATAAATCCTACCGGAGAATATTCCCAGACACCGGCAGAACTTGAAGAATACCTGCAATTTGCTTATTGTATAAAATGCGGTGCTTGTCTGGCGGCTTGCCCTACGGTAGGAACTACGCCGGATTTTCCCGGACCGCAAGCTTTGGCCCAAGCATATAGATATAATGCTGATAATCGCGATTTTGGGGAAAAGGAAAGAAAAGTTCAGGTCGATAATCCAAAAGGTTTATGGCGCTGCCATATGGCGGGTGCATGTGCTGAAGCCTGTCCTAAAGGCGTTGACCCTGCTTTGGCTATCCAGCTTTTTAAAAGGTCGTTCTTTTTCACCGGCCGCAAACCTAAAGCCCGCTTAATTCCTTTAAATAAGGAAAAGCCTGCTCGGGGAGGAATAAAAGCTCCTGAGCCTACTGTTTAA
- a CDS encoding succinate dehydrogenase hydrophobic membrane anchor subunit, producing the protein MSESKLWFLFIVAALILLVFLGIHLGYMHLDNILGVNDPLDYNNVKTRGQDTFWLVSYLILLVAALYHGMYGLRTILLEYFPQNLKFINGLIGIIGFLALVLGSYVVIYSYIGG; encoded by the coding sequence GTGAGTGAATCAAAATTGTGGTTTTTATTCATAGTAGCTGCTTTAATTTTACTGGTGTTTCTTGGAATACATCTGGGATACATGCATCTTGATAATATTTTGGGCGTAAACGACCCCTTGGATTACAATAACGTAAAAACCCGGGGACAGGATACCTTTTGGCTGGTGAGTTATCTTATCCTTTTAGTAGCTGCTTTATATCACGGAATGTATGGCTTAAGAACGATTCTTTTGGAATATTTTCCGCAAAATCTTAAATTTATTAATGGTTTAATAGGGATAATTGGCTTTTTAGCTTTAGTTTTAGGTAGTTATGTTGTAATATATTCTTACATTGGGGGGTAG
- the sdhC gene encoding succinate dehydrogenase, cytochrome b556 subunit, producing the protein MYDNRLGIKGNFYAGKFGIERYLYTLHRISGLGLIIYLLLHIVVTSFRLGGPDAWAKAMGTVDSPIFKFGEFLVVVAGVFHGLNGLRLILTEFGYFIGKPERQEYPYKYSTLKQRPLMYFLMILALVGIVISVYDIYLA; encoded by the coding sequence ATGTATGACAATCGTTTGGGCATCAAGGGTAACTTTTATGCGGGAAAATTCGGAATTGAAAGATATTTATATACTTTACACCGGATTTCCGGGCTTGGACTAATTATCTATCTTTTGCTGCATATTGTGGTAACTTCTTTTCGTCTTGGGGGTCCCGATGCATGGGCAAAGGCTATGGGAACCGTTGATAGTCCAATATTTAAATTCGGGGAATTCCTGGTAGTAGTGGCAGGTGTTTTTCACGGATTAAACGGTTTACGGCTTATACTTACCGAATTTGGTTACTTTATCGGCAAACCTGAACGTCAGGAGTATCCCTATAAATATTCAACTTTAAAACAGCGACCTTTAATGTATTTCCTAATGATTTTAGCGTTAGTAGGAATTGTTATAAGTGTTTATGATATATATTTGGCCTAA
- a CDS encoding succinate dehydrogenase/fumarate reductase flavoprotein subunit — MDVNVLKHDLIIIGSGLAGLRAALEAAFLSKGELDIALVSKTQLLRPHSVCAEGGTGAALRIDEGDSPELHAWDTVKGSDFLADQDAVWRFVELIPQEILKLDHWGIPWARRENGKIDQRPFGGHSFPRAVFAADKTGFFEVHTMYDNLQRFSNVHRYDEVMVTSLLIEDGEYRGFTAIDLTRGEFLVFQSKALIIATGGACRIYGFTTYSYTVTGDGMAIAYRAGLPLKDMEFVQFHPTGLVPSGILITEAARGEGGYLINNLGERFMGKYAEKMMELAPRDIVSRSEMQEIEAGRGFTREDGLDYVLLDLTHLGREKINERLPLIREVAIKFAGIDPIEKPLPVRPVAHYSMGGIHVDIDGQTPVPGVYAAGEVACVSIHGANRLGTNSTAECLVWGGITGGKAYEYVKKQKAFPKLPTEMVLREEARINEIFNKPNKESLYTIRKELREIMDKNVGVYRDEKGLTAALNKVRELIQRFKDCGLEDKSKYYNTDLVSYLEMENMLTLAEIIVLGALERKESRGGHARRDYPNRDDENWLKHTLAYYTPEGPRLEYLPVKITTWKPVERKY, encoded by the coding sequence ATGGATGTGAACGTTCTAAAACATGATTTGATAATTATTGGCTCCGGACTTGCTGGACTTAGGGCAGCGTTGGAGGCTGCTTTTTTATCCAAGGGAGAATTGGATATTGCGCTTGTCAGTAAGACGCAGCTTTTAAGACCTCATTCGGTTTGTGCTGAAGGCGGAACCGGTGCAGCTCTCCGGATTGACGAAGGGGATAGTCCGGAATTGCATGCCTGGGATACGGTTAAAGGAAGTGATTTTTTAGCAGATCAAGATGCGGTTTGGCGTTTTGTCGAATTAATTCCCCAAGAAATTTTGAAATTAGACCACTGGGGAATACCTTGGGCCCGCCGGGAAAACGGAAAAATTGACCAAAGACCATTTGGCGGTCACTCGTTTCCGCGAGCGGTTTTTGCGGCGGATAAAACGGGCTTTTTTGAAGTTCACACAATGTATGATAATCTTCAGCGCTTTTCCAACGTTCACCGTTATGATGAAGTAATGGTTACATCTCTATTGATTGAAGATGGGGAGTACAGGGGATTTACCGCAATAGATTTAACCAGGGGAGAATTTTTAGTCTTTCAATCCAAAGCTTTAATAATAGCTACCGGTGGCGCCTGCCGCATCTATGGTTTCACCACGTATTCATACACTGTTACCGGAGACGGAATGGCGATAGCTTACCGGGCAGGTTTGCCGTTAAAAGACATGGAATTTGTGCAATTTCATCCGACCGGTCTTGTTCCTTCGGGAATTTTAATTACCGAAGCTGCTCGGGGAGAGGGAGGGTATTTAATTAATAACTTAGGGGAGCGTTTTATGGGGAAATATGCAGAAAAAATGATGGAATTAGCTCCCAGAGATATTGTTTCCCGTTCGGAAATGCAGGAAATTGAAGCGGGCAGAGGATTTACCCGGGAAGATGGTTTGGATTACGTTTTACTGGATTTAACCCACCTCGGGAGGGAAAAAATTAATGAACGTTTACCGCTAATCCGGGAAGTGGCCATAAAATTTGCGGGAATTGATCCGATTGAAAAACCTCTTCCGGTTCGGCCTGTAGCCCATTATTCAATGGGCGGCATTCATGTCGACATTGATGGACAAACTCCGGTGCCAGGGGTATATGCAGCCGGTGAAGTTGCCTGTGTTTCTATTCATGGAGCTAACCGTTTAGGTACAAATTCTACTGCTGAATGTCTGGTATGGGGAGGTATAACCGGAGGCAAAGCATATGAGTACGTAAAGAAGCAAAAAGCTTTTCCAAAATTACCGACAGAAATGGTCTTGAGGGAAGAGGCCAGAATTAACGAAATATTTAATAAACCAAATAAAGAAAGCTTATATACAATAAGAAAAGAGTTAAGGGAAATCATGGATAAAAACGTTGGAGTATATCGGGATGAAAAGGGGTTAACTGCAGCCCTTAACAAGGTAAGGGAGCTAATTCAGCGGTTTAAGGATTGCGGACTGGAAGATAAGAGTAAATATTACAATACCGACTTAGTTTCATACCTGGAAATGGAAAATATGTTAACTTTGGCGGAAATTATTGTTTTAGGAGCTTTGGAAAGAAAAGAATCCCGCGGAGGTCATGCCCGTAGAGATTATCCCAACAGGGATGATGAAAACTGGTTAAAACACACGTTAGCTTATTATACTCCTGAGGGGCCACGGCTTGAATACCTGCCGGTAAAGATTACTACCTGGAAACCAGTGGAAAGAAAGTACTAA
- a CDS encoding Fe-S-containing hydro-lyase codes for MIKITTPLSEEVIEKLQIGDEVLINGVIFTARDAAHKKLYELLEKGEELPVNLKGQIIYYVGPTPAKPGRVIGSAGPTTSGRMDKYTPRLLDYGLKGMIGKGLRNKEVQDAIVRNKAIYFAAIGGAGALLSKTIVKSEVVAYPDLGPEAIYRLEVVDFPAIVVIDARGQNLYEVGPEKFRKE; via the coding sequence ATGATTAAGATTACTACACCTTTGAGCGAAGAGGTTATTGAGAAATTACAAATCGGTGATGAAGTTTTAATTAACGGTGTAATTTTTACCGCCCGTGATGCTGCTCACAAAAAGTTGTATGAACTTTTAGAAAAGGGGGAAGAATTACCTGTTAATTTAAAAGGGCAAATAATTTATTACGTAGGTCCTACACCAGCAAAACCAGGCAGGGTTATTGGTTCCGCTGGACCAACCACCAGTGGGCGGATGGATAAATATACTCCGCGCCTTTTGGATTATGGCTTAAAAGGGATGATAGGTAAAGGACTCCGAAATAAGGAAGTGCAAGATGCGATTGTCCGCAATAAAGCTATATACTTTGCGGCAATTGGGGGAGCCGGAGCGTTACTTTCAAAAACAATCGTTAAAAGTGAAGTGGTGGCCTATCCGGATTTAGGTCCTGAAGCTATTTACCGCTTAGAAGTAGTTGATTTTCCTGCAATTGTGGTTATTGATGCTCGGGGACAAAATTTATACGAGGTAGGTCCGGAGAAATTCCGGAAAGAATAA
- a CDS encoding fumarate hydratase: MRNLDVKEIKNAVKTLVVKANQELSTDILNALKVAANNEESEVGKKILQRVIENAQIAKDEELPICQDTGTAVIFLEIGQDVHLVGGDLHDAINQGVREGYSEGYLRKSIVKDPLNRVNTGDNTPAVVHIDIVPGDRVKITVAPKGGGSENMSQLKMLKPADGVEGVKQFVIDTVRQAGSNPCPPIIVGVGIGGTFEKAALLAKKALLREVGTQNPDPFYNSLERELLEKINNLGIGPQGLGGRVTALAVHIETYPTHIASLPVAVNLNCHVARHETVIL, translated from the coding sequence ATGCGTAATTTAGATGTTAAGGAAATTAAAAATGCCGTAAAAACTTTAGTAGTGAAGGCAAATCAGGAACTAAGTACCGATATTTTAAATGCTTTAAAGGTAGCAGCGAACAATGAGGAAAGTGAAGTTGGTAAAAAAATATTACAGAGAGTTATTGAAAATGCTCAAATAGCCAAAGATGAAGAATTACCAATTTGTCAGGATACCGGTACTGCGGTAATATTTTTAGAAATTGGCCAGGACGTACACTTGGTAGGGGGGGATTTGCACGATGCAATTAATCAAGGGGTTAGAGAGGGATATAGTGAAGGATACTTGAGAAAATCAATTGTGAAGGATCCTCTAAACCGGGTAAATACTGGTGACAATACTCCAGCAGTGGTGCATATTGATATTGTTCCAGGAGACAGGGTAAAAATTACGGTAGCACCTAAAGGCGGTGGAAGTGAAAATATGAGCCAGCTAAAAATGTTAAAGCCTGCTGATGGAGTTGAAGGAGTAAAGCAATTTGTTATTGATACAGTTCGTCAAGCAGGCTCTAATCCTTGTCCGCCAATAATTGTAGGTGTGGGAATTGGAGGTACTTTTGAGAAAGCTGCCTTATTAGCAAAGAAAGCATTGTTACGGGAAGTTGGCACTCAAAATCCCGACCCCTTTTACAACTCCCTGGAAAGAGAACTATTGGAAAAGATAAATAATTTGGGGATTGGGCCTCAGGGATTAGGAGGCAGGGTTACAGCTTTAGCAGTTCACATTGAAACTTACCCAACCCATATAGCAAGCTTACCCGTGGCAGTTAACTTAAATTGTCATGTTGCTCGTCATGAAACTGTTATTTTATAG
- a CDS encoding sigma-54 interaction domain-containing protein: MTIYYLGELEPEFLKGLPIVKVQNVEQAVMANPDFFIADNKGLSQITDLVLAQKMREELLKILDSLQEGIEIADEKGEIKYINQAFTRITGIEKEERIGKNIFEVSPYGALAQAIKLMKPVIGHRTLVGGSKAEVVSNAVPIFIDGKLSGGAVVFQTVTDILKISEQLSKTQEMLESFSQKLSELSGCRYTFNDIIGKDEKLLEAKKIAKKAAKSDATVLLLGESGTGKEMFAQAIHMESSRSSKPFVKINCAAIPENLLESELFGYEKGAFTGATKTKMGKFELAHQGTIFLDEIGDLNLFLQAKLLRVLEDKQFERVGGIETITTDVRVIAATNRDLKRMVKERKFREDLYFRLKVIDIELPPLRKRNKEDILLIAENIIGRLNRRFGKKVKGLTPKAQELFQNYPWPGNIRELENLLERTIILVDDEYLDEHHFYGYFSKANEPPVLEKSFPIKKLGDIEKEVISMALEKYGRSLSAKKMIAEKLGISLASLYNKIKRYNL, encoded by the coding sequence GTGACGATTTATTATTTAGGAGAATTGGAGCCGGAGTTTTTAAAGGGATTGCCAATAGTCAAAGTCCAGAATGTGGAACAAGCGGTGATGGCAAATCCTGATTTTTTTATTGCCGATAATAAAGGGTTAAGTCAGATTACCGATTTAGTGCTTGCCCAGAAAATGCGGGAAGAGCTTCTGAAAATTTTAGATTCTCTCCAGGAGGGAATTGAAATAGCCGACGAAAAAGGCGAAATTAAATACATCAATCAAGCGTTTACCCGCATAACTGGTATCGAAAAGGAAGAAAGAATTGGCAAAAATATTTTCGAAGTTTCCCCCTATGGAGCTTTAGCCCAGGCCATTAAGTTAATGAAACCGGTTATCGGGCACCGAACTTTAGTGGGGGGAAGTAAAGCAGAAGTGGTATCAAATGCTGTACCGATATTTATCGATGGAAAATTAAGCGGTGGAGCTGTGGTATTTCAAACGGTTACGGATATTCTGAAAATTAGCGAACAACTCAGTAAAACTCAGGAAATGTTAGAGAGCTTTAGTCAAAAGCTTTCGGAGCTTTCCGGTTGTCGTTATACTTTTAACGATATTATTGGAAAGGATGAAAAACTTTTAGAGGCCAAAAAAATAGCGAAAAAGGCCGCAAAAAGTGATGCCACGGTTCTTCTGTTAGGTGAAAGTGGAACCGGTAAGGAAATGTTTGCCCAGGCAATCCACATGGAAAGTAGTCGTTCCTCAAAACCTTTTGTTAAAATTAACTGTGCTGCTATACCTGAAAATTTATTAGAGAGTGAACTGTTTGGTTATGAAAAAGGGGCATTTACCGGGGCAACCAAAACCAAGATGGGAAAGTTTGAATTAGCCCATCAGGGAACGATATTTTTAGATGAAATTGGCGATTTAAATTTATTTTTACAGGCCAAGCTTTTGCGAGTTTTGGAAGATAAGCAATTTGAAAGGGTTGGAGGTATTGAAACTATTACTACTGATGTAAGGGTTATTGCAGCAACAAATCGCGATTTAAAGCGAATGGTTAAGGAAAGAAAGTTTAGGGAAGATTTATATTTTCGTTTAAAAGTTATTGATATAGAACTACCACCGTTAAGAAAGAGAAATAAAGAAGATATTTTGCTGATAGCAGAAAATATTATCGGTAGATTAAATCGGCGCTTTGGCAAAAAGGTAAAAGGATTAACGCCAAAGGCACAGGAGCTATTTCAAAATTATCCATGGCCCGGAAATATACGTGAGTTAGAAAATCTTTTAGAGAGAACAATAATCTTGGTGGATGATGAGTATTTAGACGAGCATCATTTCTATGGCTATTTTTCAAAAGCTAATGAACCTCCGGTTTTGGAAAAAAGTTTCCCAATTAAAAAATTGGGGGACATAGAAAAAGAGGTTATAAGTATGGCATTGGAGAAATATGGAAGGTCCTTATCGGCAAAAAAAATGATTGCCGAAAAACTGGGAATTTCCCTTGCAAGCCTTTACAATAAGATAAAGCGATATAATTTGTAA